In Kordiimonas sp. SCSIO 12610, the following are encoded in one genomic region:
- a CDS encoding TIGR04063 family PEP-CTERM/XrtA system glycosyltransferase: MRVLHILDHSLPLQSGYVFRTMSIVREQEKIGITPILMTTPRHFRSANHESSTKSKIENWTIYRATKKPSLFNKLPILDEITDMMATKRAVTDNIDEINPDIIHTHSPVLNFWPLYSAFKNSYPIVYEIRAFWEDAAVNHGSTSFGSPRYRSTKTLETLAMERASHVITICNGLKRDILSRGIAPSKVSVVPNAVEVNRFPPIKERNIKLAQNLNLEGYFTLGFAGSFYDYEGLDLLIEALPLIHSKHPKTKILLVGGGPKENDLKTLVDKLGLSDFVVFTGRVPQSEVRDYYSIADLMVYPRYSMRLTETVTPLKPLEAMSMKRTVLASDVGGHHELIEDRKTGFLFKAGDKSDLANKVCDIANSISELPAILNNARHYVENVRNWENSVAKHKPIYENLIKTFANHQLHKDMVNTR, from the coding sequence ATGCGTGTTTTACATATACTAGATCATTCACTTCCTCTTCAAAGCGGTTATGTTTTCAGAACTATGTCGATTGTGAGAGAGCAGGAAAAGATTGGCATCACCCCCATATTAATGACAACCCCACGGCACTTCAGGTCTGCCAACCATGAAAGCAGCACAAAGAGTAAAATTGAAAATTGGACAATCTATCGAGCCACCAAGAAGCCTTCACTATTTAATAAGCTGCCGATTCTTGATGAAATTACGGATATGATGGCAACCAAAAGAGCCGTCACGGACAATATTGACGAAATTAATCCTGATATCATTCATACCCATTCCCCTGTTTTGAATTTTTGGCCTTTATACAGTGCGTTTAAAAACTCCTATCCAATCGTCTACGAGATCAGAGCCTTCTGGGAAGACGCAGCAGTTAACCACGGCTCTACATCGTTCGGAAGTCCAAGATACAGAAGCACAAAAACACTGGAAACATTGGCAATGGAACGTGCTTCCCATGTTATTACAATATGTAATGGGTTGAAGCGCGATATTCTATCGCGTGGTATCGCCCCTTCAAAGGTAAGCGTGGTCCCCAATGCTGTTGAGGTTAACCGCTTTCCGCCCATTAAAGAGCGTAATATAAAATTAGCCCAGAACCTTAATCTTGAAGGGTATTTCACGCTGGGGTTTGCAGGATCATTCTATGACTATGAAGGTTTAGACCTTCTAATCGAAGCCCTGCCCCTTATTCATAGTAAACACCCAAAGACAAAAATTCTTCTGGTGGGGGGCGGCCCTAAAGAAAATGACCTGAAAACATTAGTTGATAAGCTTGGATTATCGGACTTTGTTGTTTTCACTGGCAGGGTCCCGCAATCAGAAGTCAGGGACTATTACAGCATTGCTGATTTGATGGTTTATCCAAGATATTCAATGCGCCTCACAGAAACGGTTACCCCTTTAAAGCCTCTGGAAGCCATGTCCATGAAACGCACTGTTCTTGCGTCGGACGTGGGAGGACACCACGAATTAATAGAAGACCGCAAAACCGGTTTCTTATTTAAAGCAGGTGACAAATCAGATTTGGCTAACAAGGTATGTGATATTGCAAATTCAATTTCTGAATTGCCTGCAATATTAAACAACGCGCGGCATTATGTGGAAAATGTTCGCAATTGGGAAAATAGCGTTGCGAAACACAAACCTATATATGAAAACCTAATCAAGACATTTGCAAATCACCAACTTCATAAAGACATGGTCAACACTAGATGA
- the wecB gene encoding non-hydrolyzing UDP-N-acetylglucosamine 2-epimerase, with amino-acid sequence MKILTVLGTRPEAIKMAPVISVLAADPRFESKVCVTGQHRGMLDQVIRFFEINVDFDLNVMKENQSLADTTSAILKGLDDIIKQACPDLILVHGDTNTTLSASLAAYYNQVDIGHVEAGLRTHDLYSPWPEEGNRRITDLLSSKFFAPTELAKANLVKEGVEATKITVSGNTVVDALLNAKAHIDNNPALSKDLQDRYSFLDKNKRLILVTGHRRENFGKGVQEICSALQKIAKMDDIQIIYPVHRNPNIQEPVFAALQSSANIHLIPPLDYPDFVYLMNRSYLILTDSGGIQEEAPSLNKPVLVMRDVTERPEGLRAGTLKLVGTNAEKIVENVHTLLRDNGAYSAMANADNPYGDGQASKRIVDALYNDK; translated from the coding sequence ATGAAAATACTAACTGTTTTAGGAACGCGACCAGAAGCGATTAAAATGGCGCCAGTTATTTCTGTTCTGGCTGCAGACCCGAGATTTGAAAGTAAGGTCTGTGTGACAGGGCAACACCGAGGAATGCTTGATCAGGTTATTCGTTTTTTCGAAATCAACGTCGATTTTGACCTCAATGTTATGAAGGAAAACCAATCGCTTGCAGATACCACAAGCGCAATCTTAAAAGGGCTTGATGATATAATAAAGCAAGCATGCCCAGATCTTATTCTGGTGCACGGTGACACCAATACAACATTATCGGCAAGCCTTGCGGCATATTATAATCAGGTTGATATTGGTCACGTTGAAGCCGGCCTTAGAACACATGACCTTTATTCACCGTGGCCTGAAGAAGGCAACAGACGAATCACCGACCTTTTATCCAGTAAGTTTTTTGCACCAACTGAACTCGCGAAAGCCAACCTTGTTAAGGAAGGTGTTGAGGCAACCAAGATTACTGTATCAGGCAATACAGTCGTTGACGCACTCTTGAATGCGAAAGCCCACATCGACAATAACCCTGCGCTTTCGAAAGACCTTCAAGACCGTTATAGCTTTCTGGACAAAAACAAACGGCTCATACTCGTAACCGGTCACCGCCGGGAAAATTTCGGTAAAGGCGTGCAAGAGATTTGCAGTGCCTTGCAGAAAATCGCAAAAATGGATGATATCCAGATCATTTATCCCGTTCACAGGAACCCAAACATTCAGGAACCCGTATTCGCCGCCTTGCAATCATCAGCGAATATTCATCTGATTCCCCCGCTCGACTATCCTGATTTTGTGTATTTGATGAACCGTTCGTATTTAATTTTAACCGACTCTGGTGGTATCCAGGAAGAAGCCCCGTCCCTTAACAAACCCGTTCTCGTGATGAGAGATGTCACAGAGAGGCCCGAGGGTCTTAGAGCAGGGACATTAAAACTGGTTGGGACAAATGCAGAAAAAATAGTTGAGAATGTTCACACGCTATTAAGAGATAACGGCGCATATTCTGCCATGGCTAACGCCGATAACCCTTACGGCGATGGTCAGGCATCGAAACGAATTGTGGACGCCCTCTATAATGATAAGTGA
- the wecC gene encoding UDP-N-acetyl-D-mannosamine dehydrogenase — translation MISETTEFKSICVAGLGYIGLPTAALFAKSGIQVFGYDVNPSTVEIINNGQAHIKEVDLDGLIQGVTANGMLTASTKPSKADVYILCVPTPFSDNQKPDLSFLEQVLDDIAPLIKVGDLIIIESTVPPGTTRNICTLLEEKRPDLKEAGGAGTAYYAAHCPERVLPGRILIELVQNDRIIGGMTEPCADKARNLYETVVRGECFLTTSQTAELAKLSENAFRDVNIAFANELSVIAGKLDIDVWELISLANKHPRVNILNPGPGVGGHCIAVDPWFIVDAAPEETKLIKTARSINDSMPQNVVERIQTAAEKLKTPKIACLGLAFKADIDDLRSSPALEITEKLACNDSYEVLAVEPNIKHLPSSLQNGNVEFTSLQDALKRADIVALLVDHTQFKRINRKQLLDKIIIDTRGLWS, via the coding sequence ATGATAAGTGAAACGACCGAATTTAAGTCAATATGCGTTGCAGGCCTTGGGTATATCGGCCTGCCAACAGCAGCACTGTTTGCCAAGTCTGGCATACAGGTGTTTGGATATGACGTTAATCCGTCAACAGTTGAAATCATTAACAATGGCCAAGCGCATATTAAAGAAGTTGACCTTGATGGATTGATACAAGGGGTAACCGCAAACGGTATGCTGACGGCATCCACAAAACCAAGCAAAGCGGATGTTTATATTCTTTGTGTACCAACACCGTTTTCAGATAACCAAAAACCCGACCTTAGTTTTCTTGAACAGGTTTTGGACGATATTGCGCCGCTGATTAAAGTTGGCGACCTGATCATTATAGAATCCACCGTTCCACCGGGGACAACACGAAACATATGTACACTGCTAGAAGAAAAACGCCCTGACCTCAAGGAAGCTGGGGGTGCGGGAACAGCCTATTACGCTGCGCACTGCCCGGAACGTGTGTTACCGGGGCGTATTTTAATCGAATTGGTCCAAAACGACCGCATTATTGGTGGCATGACCGAGCCATGCGCGGACAAGGCCCGCAACCTCTATGAAACAGTTGTACGCGGCGAATGTTTTCTAACAACATCGCAAACAGCCGAACTCGCCAAATTGTCTGAAAATGCTTTTCGTGATGTCAATATTGCCTTCGCCAATGAACTTTCGGTTATTGCTGGAAAATTAGACATTGATGTTTGGGAGCTCATTTCACTCGCTAACAAGCACCCGCGTGTGAATATACTAAACCCAGGGCCCGGTGTTGGTGGCCATTGCATCGCGGTTGATCCATGGTTCATTGTTGATGCAGCGCCAGAAGAGACAAAGCTTATCAAAACAGCGCGTTCTATTAATGATAGTATGCCGCAGAATGTTGTCGAGCGTATTCAAACAGCTGCTGAAAAACTGAAGACACCGAAAATTGCTTGCCTCGGCCTTGCGTTCAAAGCCGATATTGATGACCTGAGATCAAGTCCGGCGCTGGAAATCACTGAAAAACTGGCATGTAATGATAGCTATGAGGTTCTGGCAGTAGAACCAAACATCAAACATTTGCCTTCGTCATTACAAAATGGAAATGTTGAATTCACTTCATTACAGGACGCACTTAAACGCGCGGACATTGTTGCCCTCTTGGTGGACCATACCCAATTCAAGCGGATTAACAGAAAACAACTACTTGATAAAATTATCATAGATACAAGGGGGCTTTGGAGTTAA
- a CDS encoding CBS domain-containing protein gives MNVSQILGNKNRDVISVTKTTSVLEISKLFGEHKIGAVPIIENGKLCGIISERDVVRGIAEKGADALSDTVDHLMTQRVFTCKSDDTVQQLMALMTAKKIRHIPVVDNGNLIGIVSIGDLVKERLQETEQEAEALKEYIAMA, from the coding sequence ATGAATGTTAGTCAAATTTTGGGAAATAAGAACCGTGATGTTATTTCTGTTACGAAAACAACATCTGTTCTCGAAATATCAAAATTGTTTGGCGAGCATAAAATAGGGGCCGTCCCAATCATCGAAAATGGTAAATTATGCGGGATAATCTCGGAACGTGATGTTGTGCGCGGGATTGCAGAGAAGGGTGCGGATGCCCTCAGCGATACCGTTGATCATCTTATGACCCAACGGGTTTTTACATGTAAAAGCGATGATACAGTACAGCAGCTTATGGCATTAATGACCGCAAAAAAGATACGCCACATTCCTGTGGTGGATAATGGCAACCTAATCGGAATTGTATCCATCGGTGATTTGGTCAAAGAACGTCTTCAGGAAACAGAGCAAGAAGCCGAAGCGCTTAAAGAATATATTGCCATGGCTTAA
- a CDS encoding mechanosensitive ion channel family protein, which yields MESFNDFWILVQDVWNNGLYGINISKIIIAFGIFSIFLIARNLFTRLILNRIKKWASKTETEIDDAVVEAIEPPVRFIPIVMGIFFATEYIGLNGDTAEFAEALNRSLIAFLIFWALFRASEPVGGLLQKADKFLTSSMIIWLAKAIRIAFALLGAATILEIWGIHVGPLIAGLGLFGVAVALGAQDLFKNLIAGLFIIGEKRFHPGDWILVKGVVEGTVEQIGFRTTTIRRFDKAPVYVPNAQLSDNAVTNFSRMTFRRIKWLIGLEYRSSADQLEKVREGIETYLSNNPAFAKPDETATFVRIDRFSDSSIDILLYCFTKTTDWLEWLAIKEQLLIEIKRIVENAGTGFAFPSQSLYVEALPEDIEIPMLGQK from the coding sequence ATGGAAAGCTTCAATGACTTTTGGATACTCGTGCAGGACGTCTGGAATAACGGCCTTTACGGTATAAACATAAGTAAAATCATCATTGCATTCGGGATTTTCTCTATTTTCCTGATCGCTCGCAATCTTTTCACGCGCCTTATTTTAAATAGAATAAAAAAATGGGCATCAAAAACTGAAACAGAAATTGATGATGCGGTCGTTGAGGCAATTGAACCGCCAGTGCGCTTTATTCCGATCGTTATGGGTATTTTCTTCGCAACCGAATATATAGGCCTGAACGGTGATACAGCCGAATTCGCGGAAGCCTTAAATCGTTCGCTGATCGCATTCTTGATTTTCTGGGCGCTCTTTAGAGCGTCTGAGCCCGTCGGTGGACTGCTTCAAAAAGCGGATAAGTTTCTCACGTCCTCAATGATTATCTGGCTCGCGAAAGCAATCAGGATTGCCTTTGCGCTATTGGGGGCAGCTACAATTCTGGAAATTTGGGGCATCCATGTTGGCCCTCTGATCGCTGGCCTTGGCCTTTTCGGGGTTGCCGTTGCCTTGGGCGCACAAGACCTCTTTAAAAACCTGATCGCGGGCCTGTTTATAATCGGCGAAAAACGTTTCCATCCGGGGGATTGGATTTTAGTCAAAGGCGTTGTCGAAGGCACTGTCGAGCAGATCGGTTTCAGAACAACAACCATCCGCAGGTTTGATAAAGCCCCTGTTTATGTTCCAAATGCACAATTATCCGATAATGCCGTTACGAACTTTTCCCGAATGACATTTCGCAGGATTAAATGGCTGATTGGATTGGAATATAGATCAAGCGCTGATCAACTGGAAAAAGTACGAGAAGGCATCGAAACTTACCTTAGCAACAACCCTGCTTTTGCAAAACCTGATGAAACAGCGACCTTTGTACGAATTGATAGGTTCTCGGATAGCTCAATTGATATTCTTTTATACTGCTTCACCAAAACTACCGATTGGCTGGAATGGCTTGCAATCAAGGAACAATTGCTGATCGAAATCAAACGTATTGTTGAAAACGCGGGAACCGGATTTGCTTTCCCTTCGCAGTCGCTTTACGTCGAAGCCTTGCCTGAGGATATTGAAATACCGATGTTGGGCCAAAAATAA
- a CDS encoding acyl-CoA thioesterase, translating into MPNTGRQATIRTVPQPSELNVNGNIFGGWVLSQMDIAGGVVAGRRANGSVATVAIEGMKFHQPIEVGDVVSVYAEVEKVGRTSITVSIDVYADCGTKEPHKVTEGKYIFVAIDKNGKPRAVDNASD; encoded by the coding sequence ATGCCAAATACAGGCCGTCAGGCAACAATTCGCACAGTGCCGCAACCTTCTGAATTGAATGTAAACGGAAATATCTTTGGTGGATGGGTGTTATCTCAAATGGATATCGCGGGCGGCGTTGTTGCTGGTCGCCGCGCAAACGGTTCCGTTGCAACAGTAGCGATTGAAGGTATGAAGTTCCATCAACCGATTGAGGTCGGTGATGTCGTCAGTGTCTATGCTGAGGTTGAAAAAGTTGGCCGCACGTCGATAACTGTCTCCATAGATGTCTACGCCGACTGCGGCACGAAAGAACCTCACAAGGTTACCGAAGGCAAATATATCTTCGTCGCGATCGATAAAAACGGCAAACCCCGCGCCGTTGACAATGCCAGCGATTAA
- the arsH gene encoding arsenical resistance protein ArsH, with the protein MSKFDHMPHINSGQFECPTTDAFRAEPLEHKPRILLLYGSLRDRSYSKLVIEECVRILEAMGAETRVFNPSGLPLPDDEDENHPKVQELRELVIWSEGQVWCSPERHGSMTGIMKAQIDWIPLSLGAVRPTQGKTLAVMQVCGGSQSFNVINQLRVLGRWMRMITIPNQSSVAKAFLEFEEDGRMKPSGYYNRIVDVMEELMKFTLLTRQHSDYLTDRYSERVESGEALIKRVNQRSV; encoded by the coding sequence ATGTCTAAGTTTGATCATATGCCCCATATCAACTCTGGTCAGTTTGAGTGTCCAACTACCGATGCCTTTAGGGCCGAACCATTAGAGCATAAACCTCGAATTCTACTGCTGTACGGCTCGTTGCGGGATCGGTCATACAGTAAGCTCGTTATTGAGGAATGTGTCCGTATATTAGAGGCCATGGGAGCAGAAACCCGGGTTTTCAATCCTTCAGGATTGCCATTACCGGATGATGAAGACGAAAATCACCCAAAAGTTCAAGAGCTTAGGGAGCTTGTGATTTGGTCGGAAGGTCAGGTTTGGTGTTCGCCCGAGCGTCATGGAAGTATGACTGGTATCATGAAAGCTCAGATCGACTGGATACCGCTAAGCCTAGGTGCGGTTCGTCCAACACAAGGTAAAACACTTGCGGTAATGCAGGTTTGCGGTGGATCGCAATCTTTCAATGTGATCAATCAGTTACGTGTTCTTGGACGCTGGATGCGCATGATCACCATTCCGAACCAATCGTCGGTTGCGAAGGCATTCCTTGAATTTGAAGAGGATGGGCGGATGAAACCATCAGGCTATTACAACAGGATTGTTGATGTGATGGAAGAACTGATGAAGTTTACTCTGTTGACCAGGCAACATTCTGATTATCTGACGGACAGGTATTCTGAGCGTGTTGAAAGTGGTGAGGCCCTGATTAAACGTGTTAACCAGCGAAGCGTTTAA